One Natrinema longum genomic window carries:
- the cbiT gene encoding precorrin-6Y C5,15-methyltransferase (decarboxylating) subunit CbiT, with product MPPIALPHDAKAGPTKSEVRAVVGSKLALEPEDHFAEVGSCTGAITIEAAQRAGRVTALERKPERLETTEQNLAANEDSIRAEVELRNAEAPEGLPDDADALFLGGSRNFEAVLDHAVETEIDRVVMNVSRLEVAGKATEAFRERDLLEEVVQFQVSHGYELAGATSFDSDNPVYMLVGSATAEDDGERVAADGSGGCHQ from the coding sequence ATGCCACCCATCGCGCTTCCACACGATGCGAAGGCCGGACCGACCAAGTCGGAGGTCCGCGCCGTCGTCGGTTCGAAACTCGCACTCGAGCCCGAGGATCACTTCGCGGAGGTCGGCTCCTGTACGGGGGCCATCACGATCGAAGCCGCACAGCGAGCCGGGCGGGTGACCGCCCTCGAACGGAAACCCGAGCGACTCGAGACGACCGAGCAGAACCTGGCCGCGAACGAGGACTCGATCCGGGCCGAGGTCGAACTGCGCAACGCGGAAGCGCCCGAGGGGCTGCCCGACGACGCCGACGCGCTCTTCCTGGGCGGGAGCCGGAACTTCGAGGCCGTCCTCGACCACGCCGTCGAAACCGAAATCGACCGCGTCGTGATGAACGTCTCGCGCCTCGAGGTCGCGGGCAAGGCGACGGAAGCCTTCCGCGAACGGGACCTGCTTGAGGAGGTCGTCCAGTTCCAGGTGAGCCACGGCTACGAACTCGCCGGCGCGACGAGTTTCGACTCGGACAACCCGGTGTACATGCTGGTCGGGAGCGCGACGGCCGAGGACGATGGCGAGAGAGTCGCCGCCGACGGGAGCGGGGGGTGTCACCAATGA
- a CDS encoding thiol-disulfide oxidoreductase DCC family protein encodes MSTDIPDDPIILFDGVCNLCNGFVQFILPRDTDGQFRFASLQSDVGKRLLAEHDLPTDELESIVLIEGDDCYVKSAAVIRIARLLGGVYALLGPFRFLPRSIRDRAYDFVAARRYRWFGKKDQCAMPPADVDVGARFLE; translated from the coding sequence ATGAGTACGGACATCCCGGACGACCCGATCATCCTCTTCGACGGCGTCTGTAACCTCTGTAACGGGTTCGTCCAGTTCATCCTGCCGCGGGATACGGACGGGCAATTTCGGTTCGCCTCGCTCCAGTCCGATGTCGGCAAACGGTTGCTCGCCGAACACGACCTCCCGACGGACGAACTCGAGTCGATCGTGCTGATCGAGGGCGACGACTGCTACGTGAAGTCCGCGGCTGTCATCCGAATCGCGAGGCTCCTCGGAGGGGTCTACGCGCTGCTCGGGCCGTTTCGGTTCCTGCCGCGGTCGATTCGGGATCGGGCGTACGACTTCGTCGCGGCGCGCCGGTATCGCTGGTTCGGCAAGAAAGACCAGTGTGCGATGCCGCCGGCCGACGTCGACGTCGGTGCGCGATTCCTCGAGTGA
- a CDS encoding DUF7125 family protein, producing MSIFKREGEANGGMIAIAGSKGGCGKSTVTLGLAEAFARAETPALAIDADRQLPNLHVMTERDRGPTIADLDRGADITEIAQPHPREPTVGIVPAPKSSQAFEFDSLDERLEADGQQVLIDCPSGAGPDVVDPLAQSAGVIVLASNTDRTLDAAETTIEMARRLGVPVYGAILNKCSEIPEPATRWDGVPLLGCVPDRPSPLLNDDVTTAFDEIVETLATQTASDRAPPEYAGDRLPIGIEELDYRLGGGLSPGSVVALVAEPASQAEHILYRATGVRGTLYLSTQRSRENVRRAIESAATGSGTPTTRRVTGDDALEEAASLIDKLPDAANLIVDPIDELERRDRSAYVSFLDELKDRMVETDGLAILYCLEDEPPNRSATLRAADAVFELETVTPAADADIEHLLSVPKYRPKAGLSETFALEFAGDGGVAPIESAPGAE from the coding sequence GTGTCCATATTCAAAAGGGAAGGCGAGGCCAACGGTGGCATGATCGCCATCGCCGGATCGAAAGGTGGTTGTGGCAAGTCGACAGTGACGCTCGGCCTCGCCGAGGCGTTCGCGCGAGCGGAGACGCCAGCGCTCGCCATCGATGCCGACAGACAGCTCCCGAACCTCCACGTCATGACGGAGCGCGATCGCGGGCCGACGATCGCGGACCTCGATCGTGGTGCCGATATCACCGAGATCGCACAGCCCCATCCGCGTGAACCGACCGTCGGCATCGTTCCCGCGCCGAAGTCCTCGCAGGCGTTCGAGTTCGACTCCCTAGACGAACGCCTTGAGGCGGACGGACAGCAGGTCCTGATCGACTGTCCGTCCGGTGCCGGTCCGGATGTCGTCGACCCGCTGGCCCAGTCCGCGGGCGTCATCGTCCTCGCGTCGAACACCGACCGCACGCTGGACGCCGCCGAAACGACGATCGAGATGGCGCGCCGGCTCGGGGTTCCCGTCTACGGCGCGATCCTGAACAAGTGCTCGGAGATCCCGGAGCCGGCGACCCGCTGGGACGGGGTCCCGCTTCTTGGATGCGTCCCCGACCGCCCCTCGCCACTGTTGAACGACGATGTCACGACGGCGTTCGACGAAATCGTCGAAACGCTCGCCACACAGACCGCGAGCGACCGGGCCCCTCCGGAGTACGCCGGTGATCGCCTCCCCATCGGCATCGAGGAACTCGACTACCGACTCGGGGGCGGCCTCTCACCGGGGTCCGTCGTCGCACTCGTCGCCGAACCGGCGAGTCAGGCCGAGCACATCCTCTATCGGGCGACCGGCGTCCGCGGCACGCTCTATCTCTCGACGCAGCGGTCGCGGGAGAACGTCCGTCGAGCGATCGAATCCGCCGCGACTGGCTCCGGCACGCCGACGACCAGACGCGTCACCGGCGACGACGCCCTCGAGGAGGCGGCCTCCCTGATCGACAAACTTCCGGACGCGGCCAATCTGATCGTCGACCCGATCGACGAACTCGAACGTCGGGACCGGTCGGCGTACGTGTCGTTCCTCGACGAACTCAAAGACCGCATGGTGGAGACGGACGGCCTCGCGATCCTCTACTGTCTCGAGGACGAACCGCCGAATCGATCGGCGACGCTCCGTGCCGCCGACGCGGTGTTCGAACTCGAGACGGTCACCCCGGCGGCCGACGCCGACATCGAACACCTCCTCTCGGTACCGAAATACCGCCCGAAAGCCGGATTGAGCGAGACGTTCGCGCTCGAGTTCGCCGGTGACGGGGGCGTCGCACCGATCGAGTCCGCGCCGGGAGCGGAGTGA
- a CDS encoding cobalt-factor II C(20)-methyltransferase: protein MTLYGVGLGPGEADLVTVRGKEVLESVDVVYSPGRLSRTVALNHVDESKIGDLDFPMTKDEEKLRAAWKEAAAEIAPNARDGDVAFVTLGDPNVYSTFGHLRRTIDAFHPDVALEIVPGVSAVTAFATAMGVEIEAGAGLSLREAASGHSPTGPDRMILFKVTDAPATHEGLVDAGYEVTYGRRLFMEQGDTIVTDDPEAIDERDYYTLAYAEKEDLEVEQATAAFETDGSDDSSEDDSTTSGEPVTDGGERIEGERERSERDPHRNAKRSEEGSRSSSEVPSDGGRLVNIERAEGCEGGDCGGHR, encoded by the coding sequence ATGACCCTCTACGGCGTCGGGCTCGGTCCCGGCGAGGCCGACCTCGTGACCGTTCGCGGGAAGGAGGTCCTCGAGAGCGTCGACGTGGTCTACTCGCCGGGCCGACTCTCGCGGACCGTGGCGCTGAACCACGTCGACGAGTCGAAGATCGGGGACCTTGACTTCCCGATGACGAAAGACGAGGAGAAGCTCCGTGCGGCGTGGAAGGAGGCCGCCGCGGAGATCGCCCCGAACGCCCGCGACGGCGACGTCGCGTTCGTCACGCTGGGCGATCCCAACGTCTACTCGACGTTTGGCCACCTGCGCCGGACGATCGACGCCTTCCACCCCGACGTCGCCCTCGAGATCGTTCCCGGCGTGAGCGCGGTGACTGCCTTCGCGACCGCGATGGGGGTCGAGATCGAGGCCGGCGCGGGCCTCTCCTTACGAGAGGCCGCGTCCGGACACAGTCCGACGGGCCCGGACCGGATGATCCTGTTCAAGGTCACCGACGCGCCGGCCACCCACGAGGGACTCGTCGATGCCGGCTACGAGGTGACCTACGGCCGGCGGCTCTTCATGGAACAGGGCGATACCATCGTCACCGACGACCCCGAAGCGATCGACGAGCGAGACTACTACACGCTCGCCTACGCCGAGAAGGAGGACCTCGAGGTCGAGCAGGCGACGGCAGCCTTCGAGACCGACGGCTCCGACGACTCGAGTGAAGACGACTCGACGACGAGCGGTGAGCCGGTAACCGACGGCGGTGAGCGAATCGAAGGTGAGCGCGAGCGAAGCGAGCGCGATCCACATCGGAACGCGAAGCGTTCCGAGGAAGGTTCGCGATCCTCGTCGGAGGTACCCTCCGACGGAGGCAGGCTGGTCAACATTGAGCGCGCCGAGGGCTGTGAGGGCGGCGACTGTGGAGGACACCGATGA
- a CDS encoding 3-oxoacyl-ACP reductase family protein encodes MAETVPRLEPLERRPLTDRTCLVTGSSRGIGREIAFELARCGANVAVNYRSSDAKARDVTERIEENGETAITVQADVSDPAQVERMAADIREEFGAIDVLVNNAGITVDRTFEEMTYEDWQAVIDVNLHGTFNCTKAFYDDVKTSDHGRLINISSVVGQQGNYGQANYATSKGGLFAFTRTLALELASHGSTANCVAPGFTETDMLETVPDRVREKIREDIPLDRFARPEDIVGMVRFLVGDQAEYMTGQVVGINGGIEW; translated from the coding sequence ATGGCTGAAACGGTTCCCCGACTCGAACCACTGGAGCGTCGACCCCTGACCGACCGTACCTGTCTCGTCACCGGTTCCTCGCGTGGAATCGGTCGCGAAATCGCGTTCGAACTCGCCCGCTGTGGTGCGAACGTCGCAGTGAACTACCGCTCGTCCGACGCGAAGGCACGCGACGTGACCGAGCGGATCGAAGAAAACGGCGAGACGGCGATCACCGTCCAGGCCGACGTCTCCGACCCGGCGCAGGTCGAACGGATGGCCGCGGACATCCGCGAGGAGTTCGGCGCGATCGACGTCCTCGTCAACAACGCAGGGATCACCGTCGATCGAACGTTCGAGGAAATGACCTACGAGGACTGGCAAGCGGTCATCGACGTCAACCTCCACGGAACGTTCAACTGCACGAAGGCGTTCTACGACGACGTCAAAACCTCCGATCACGGGCGACTGATCAACATCTCGAGTGTGGTCGGCCAGCAGGGTAACTACGGACAGGCCAACTACGCGACCTCGAAGGGCGGCCTGTTCGCGTTCACTCGGACGCTCGCCCTGGAACTGGCGAGTCACGGCTCGACGGCGAACTGCGTCGCGCCGGGCTTTACCGAGACGGACATGCTCGAGACGGTTCCCGATCGGGTTCGAGAGAAGATCCGCGAGGACATTCCGCTGGATCGGTTCGCCCGACCCGAAGATATCGTCGGGATGGTCCGGTTCCTCGTCGGCGACCAGGCCGAGTACATGACCGGTCAGGTCGTCGGAATAAACGGCGGCATCGAGTGGTGA
- a CDS encoding cobalt-precorrin-4/precorrin-4 C(11)-methyltransferase has protein sequence MTDDARNDPQDAIDSQGERRREELDDRIFEHSAGDEQEGIPFVGAGPGNPRLLTVAGKELLEEADLVVHAGSLVNSELLDEYCAHAELVNSVGKDLEELIPLMRDAYEDGDNVVRLHSGDPAIYGAALEQMDALEHEGVPTHFVPGVTSAFAASATLRTQLTLNEVSNHVAFTRPQGKTLTPEEDHISEFVEMGDVTTCIYLGTHAVRDTMDRLLEDDHDPETPVAVIYHASWPDEDVIVGSIGTIADKVEEAGYRASALVVIGDAVTGAGYERSFLYGDWANRGS, from the coding sequence ATGACTGACGACGCACGAAACGACCCGCAGGACGCGATCGACTCCCAAGGCGAGCGCCGCCGCGAGGAACTGGACGACCGGATCTTCGAGCACAGCGCCGGCGACGAACAGGAGGGGATCCCCTTCGTCGGTGCCGGGCCCGGCAACCCGCGACTGCTGACCGTCGCCGGGAAGGAACTGCTCGAGGAGGCCGACCTCGTCGTCCACGCGGGCTCGCTGGTCAACAGCGAACTGTTAGACGAGTACTGTGCCCACGCCGAACTGGTAAATTCCGTCGGGAAGGACCTCGAGGAGCTGATTCCGCTGATGCGGGACGCCTACGAGGACGGCGACAACGTCGTTCGGCTGCACAGCGGCGATCCAGCCATCTACGGCGCGGCCCTCGAGCAGATGGATGCCCTGGAACACGAGGGCGTACCGACCCACTTCGTGCCGGGCGTCACGTCGGCCTTCGCGGCCAGCGCGACGCTGCGGACCCAACTGACGCTCAACGAGGTCTCGAACCACGTCGCCTTCACCCGGCCCCAGGGCAAGACCCTGACACCGGAGGAGGATCACATCTCCGAGTTCGTCGAGATGGGCGACGTGACGACCTGCATCTACCTCGGGACCCACGCGGTTCGGGACACGATGGATCGCCTGCTCGAGGACGACCACGACCCCGAGACGCCGGTCGCGGTGATCTACCACGCCTCCTGGCCCGACGAGGACGTGATCGTCGGTTCGATCGGGACCATCGCGGACAAGGTCGAGGAGGCGGGGTATCGCGCCTCGGCGCTGGTCGTCATCGGCGATGCGGTGACGGGGGCGGGCTACGAGCGCTCGTTCCTCTACGGCGACTGGGCGAATCGCGGATCGTAG